The Chryseobacterium glaciei DNA window CATATAGAATTTAAATAAAATATTCTAAAAATGACAATTTCAAGAAAAACGTTCAAAAAACGGGAGCATTCAAAATTCAACTTTTTGATTGTATCGTATGTACTTTTTACTTTATTAACCTTAATTGTAACATCATGATGCTCATTAGTTTAATACTGATTTTCGCAGTACTGTTTTGGCTTTTATACAAATCTGTTGATTTTTTCGACAAAATATAAAAAATTATGTGGAGTTTATTTATCCTTTCAATACTAGCCTTTGGGTACATCTGTTATGTTTTAACGAAACCTGAAAAATTTTAATCAAAATCATGAATACAGAAATTTTAGGCATCATAGCGATGTTCGCAATCACATTAGGTATTGGCATTTTCTTAGGGAAATACATTGCTGATGTTTACGGTTATAAAAAGACTTTTTTAGATAAAATTTTTCAACCGATTGAAAATGCTATTTATAAAGTTTCAGGGATCAACCCTAGCCGCCAGATGACTTGGAAACAGAATATGTTTGCCATGCTGACCATTAATTTAGTTTGGTTCATCATCGGATTTTTCATCTTATTAAATCAATCATTACTTCCCTTAAACCCAGACGGTAACCCGGATATGTCGCCCGATCTGGCTTTTAATACCGCAATTTCTTTCTTAGTAAACTGTAATCTACAGCATTATTCGGGAGAAACGGGAGTCAGTTATTTAAGTCAGTTATACTTAATGTTTTTACAGTTTGTAACAGCTGCTACCGGAATGGCTGCTATGGCCGTACTTTTCAAAGCATTTAAAGAAAAAACGACTACAGAATTAGGTAATTTCTTCGATTTTTTCACCAAATCAATGATTAGAATATTAATTCCGATCAGTATTCTGGTCGCTTTTATTCTTTCTGCCAACGGAACGCCGATGACTTTCGAAGGGAAAGACCATATCACGAATCTTGAAGGTCAGAAAGTGGATGTTTCCAGAGGTCCGGTTGCTGCTTTTGTGGCAATTAAACACTTAGGAACAAATGGAGGAGGATTTTTCGGAGCCAATTCAGCACATCCGCTTGAAAATACCAATTACATGACCAATATGACGGAAATGGTTACGCAGATGATCATTCCTTTTGCATTGGTTTTTGCGTTAGGATTTTATTTAAAGAAAAGAAAACTTTCATGGACTATTTTCACTGTAATGACCATTGGTTTTCTAGCACTTGCCGTGCCGAATGTTGTAAATGAGACTCGTGGAAATCCATTAATTACAGAAATGGGAACCGATAATCATTTGGGTGCGATGGAAGGAAAAGAGATCCGTTTCGGAAGCGCCTCTTCAGGATATTGGAGTATTGCAACCACCGTAATTTCTACAGGTTCTGTGAACTCGATGCACGACAGTACGATGCCACTTTCAGGAATGAATCAGCTTTTAGCGATGATGATCAACTGTTTCTACGGTGGCTGTGGTGTCGGAATTCTGAACTACTTCATATTCATCATTCTTGCCGTATTTATGAGCGGTCTGATGGTGGGACGAACCCCCGAATTTATGGGTAAAAAGATTGAAGCTAAAGAGATGAAAATAGCGATGATCGTTGCTTTATTCCATCCATTTTTAATTCTTGTCGGTACCGCTTTAACGGCTTACTTTCCTGAATTCGGAGCCAAGACATTAAATAATCCTGGATTCCATGGTTTTAGTGAAATGTTGTATGAATTCACTTCATCATCCGCCAACAACGGATCCGGATTTGAAGGATTGGGAGACAACACCCCTTGGTGGAATATCTCAACAGGAGTTGTGCTGCTGTTATCAAGATTTATCCCGATCATCGGCCCGATTGCGATTGCAGGATGTTTAGCTCAGAAAAAATACATCCCGGAAAGTGCAGGAACTTTAAAAACGGATACCGCAACTTTTGGATTTATGACTTTAGCCGTCATTCTTTTAATCGCTGCCTTGTCTTTCTTCCCTGCTCTTACATTAGGGCCTATTGCAGAACAACTTCAATATTTTTCTAAATAAAAATCAAATAATTAAACCATTAAGATTTATTTAAGAAGTTAAGAATATTAAGCTAATTATAATCAAATCATTAAGCTTAAAATATTCAGAGAATATTTTCTTAACTCAACTTAACTTCTTAAATAAATCTTAATGGTTCAAATAAAAAAAATCATTCAAAGCAATGAAAAATCAATCACAAACATTGTTTCAAAAAGATTTGGTCAACGAAGCTATCAGACAGTCTTTCGTTAAGCTGAATCCGAAAATCATGTTTAAAAACCCTGTTATGTTTCTGGTAGAAATCGGAACAATCGTTATGTTCATCGTGAGCTTATTTAGCTTGTCGGGTGACAAAACACAGGGCAGTTTTACCTATAATTTCTTAGTATTCATTATCTTATTTTTCACTGTTTTATTTGCCAATTTCGCCGAAGCTATCGCCGAAGCAAGAGGAAAAGCACAGGCAGATACCCTAAGAAAAACCAGAGAGGAAACTCCGGCTAAATTAATCGTAGACAACAAACCTGGATTTCAAGTAGAAACAGCTTTAAAAATGTCTGCTGAAATGAAACTGGGAGATATTTTCCTTTGTGAAGCAGGCGACCAGATCCCGATGGATGGTGAAATTATCGAAGGTTTAGCAACAATCGATGAATCAGCCATTACAGGAGAAAGCGCGCCCGTTATCAGAGAATCAGGTGGAGATAAAAGCTCCGTAACAGGCGGTACAAAAGTACTTTCCGACAGAATAAAAGTAAAAGTCACCACAAAACCGGGTGAGTCTTTTCTAGATAAAATGATTGCCCTTGTAGAAGGTGCATCAAGACAAAAAACACCTAACGAGATCGCTTTAACCATATTGTTAGCCGGGTTTACCCTTACTTTCATTATCGTTACAGTTACTTTAAAGCCTTTTGCAGATTATTCGCAGACGCCAATCACCATTGCGGCATTTATATCACTTTTCGTTTGTTTGATACCCACAACGATTGGAGGTCTGCTTTCTGCGATTGGAATTGCGGGGATGGACAGAGCTTTAAGAGCCAACGTTATCACAAAAAGTGGTAAAGCGGTTGAAACTGCCGGAGATATTGATGTCTTATTACTGGATAAAACAGGAACCATTACCATTGGAAACCGTAAAGCAACCCAATTTCATCCTTCTAATAATATTGATATTAATGAATTTATAAAAGCTTCGGCGTTAAGTTCTGTTGCCGATGAAACTCCGGAAGGAAAATCAATTATAGAATTAAGCGAATTAAAATCTGAAGACTTGCTTGTTCCAAATCCTGTCTATATTGATTTTACGGCCGAAACCAGAACTTCAGGTATTGATTTTGAAAACACAAGAATTAGAAAAGGAGCTTACGACACAATTAAAAAACTGACTGAAAAAGCCGGAAATATTTTCCCTCCCGAAACTCAGGAAGCAACAACTAAAATTTCTGAAAACGGAGGAACTCCTTTAGTCGTTTCTGTGAATGAAGAGGTTTGGGGCGTTATTGAACTTCAGGATATTATCAAAACAGGAATTCAGGAACGTTTTCAACGATTGAGAAAAATGGGTGTGAAAACGGTGATGGTAACGGGAGATAATCCTTTAACCGCCAAATTTATCGCAGAAAAAGCCGGAGTAGATGATTTTATCGCAGAAGCTAAACCTGAAGACAAGATGAATTATATCAAAAAAGAACAGCAGGAAGGTAAACTGGTTGCGATGATGGGTGACGGAACGAATGACGCGCCCGCTCTTGCTCAAGCCGATGTCGGTGTTGCGATGAACAGCGGAACTCAGGCCGCCAAAGAGGCAGGAAACATGGTTGATTTGGATAATGATCCAACAAAATTGATTGAAATCGTAGAAATCGGAAAACAATTATTAATGACTCGTGGAACATTGACCACTTTCAGTATTGCGAATGATGTTGCTAAATATTTTGCCATTATTCCGGCATTGTTTATCACTTTTATTCCGGCGCTTCAGAAATTGAATATCATGAATCTTCACAGTCCGGAATCAGCGATTTTATCTGCAATCATATTTAATGCGATCATCATTCCGATCCTTATTCCATTGGCTTTAAAAGGCGTTGCTTATAAACCAATTGGGGCAAGTGCTTTATTAAGAAGAAATCTTTTGATCTATGGTTTGGGAGGAATTATCGCACCATTCATTGGAATAAAGATTATCGATTTATTTATCAGTCTATTCTTTTAAAAATTAAAAAAAATGAAAATTTATCTTATTTCAGCGTTGAGATTATCTCTTGTAATGCTGGTTGTGGTAGCACTTTATTTAATCTTTGTTTTTGCAGGTTCTAAAATTTTACCAACACAGGGAAATGCAGAGATTATCAATTATAAAGGACAGAAATTTTACGCCAATATTGGTCAGGATTTCAAATCTATAAAATATTTTCACGGTCGTCCATCTGCTGTAGATTATAATGCGGCAGGAAGTGCAGGAAGCAACAAAGGGCCAAGTAATGAAGAATATTTGCAAACAGTTCAAAAAAGAATCGACACTTTAAAAATGCAAAATCCAGAAATGAATACGGCGAAAGTTCCTGTAGAATTGGTAACCGCAAGCGGAAGCGGATTAGATCCTGATATTTCTGAACAAGGTGCTTTATACCAAGCTAAAAGAATTGCTAAAGAAAGAAATATCTCTCTGGAAAAAATTGAAAATCTTATTAATAATCAAACAGAAAAACCTCTTTTGGGACTTTTCGGGCCATCAAAGATTAATGTTTTAAAGCTAAATATCGCTTTAGATCAAACTAAATAATTTAAATAACAACGTCATTATCAATATTTATATAATGAAATCAAAAACTATTCACGCTGCATTTTTTTTAGTATTGACTACTGTAAGTCAAATTAATGCTCAGGAAATTCAAAAAGACTCAATAACAATTAAGCCTAAAGATTCCTTAACCACAAAAACTGATTCTAAAATCCCGTTCGAAGGCTATGACTTGAGCTGGATCAACGGACAAAACCGTCAGACAGATTTTCCTTTAACCTTAAAAGATAAAGATGGAGAAACAATTTTAACGGGTGTAACTTATGTTGATGCTTATTACAACTACGATTTCCGTAATCCACAAGATAATACGCACACCATTTCATCAGCAATTGGTCGTTCGAATGAGGTAACGATTAATATGGCAAGTATTGGTTTGGAAACCAACTATAAAAATATGATCGGACGTTTATGGCTACAATATGGGCAAATGGGTTCTATTGTTCAGGATTTGGATGGAACGGTGAATCATGGTAAAAATACCAACGTAAATAATTTAAAAAACATCCGAGAAGCCGCAGCAGGATATCATTTCAACGTAATGCACGGTTTAAATGTAGAAGCCGGGATTTTCATGAGCTACATTGGTCTGGAAAGTTATGTTTTAGGTGAAAACTGGAACTATCAAAGAAGTTTGGTCTGCGATTTTACGCCTTTCTATTTTCAGGGAGCGAGAATTCAGGCATATCCATCAAAAAAATATAAGGTTGAACTTTGGGTGTTGAATGGTTGGCAAACATACAATTCATGGAATAAAGGTCTTGGATTGGGAGTTTCAAACTACTACCGCCCGAATGAAAATATTCAGCTCGTTGCCAATTTTTATTTAAACGGAAAAGATACCCGTAACAATCCTGATGTTAAACGTTTTCACCATGACCATAGCATTGTAGCGAGATATTTCCACAATAAAGAGAGCAAAGGTTTGTCACAGGCTGCATTCAGTATCAACAACCATTACGGATTCCAGAGCGGAGGCGGTTTGAAGGCAAAAGACAATTACATGATCGGAACTTCAATTGCCAACAGACTTTGGTTCCATCATAATAAAGTCGCTTTATCCTTAAGAGCAGATGCCGTTTCAAATCCCGGGGCTTATTTGGCCTTCTCCCCTTCTCCGGTTCCTAACAATGATTTTAATGATGCTATCGCAAAAGGAGAAAAACTAAAAATGTTTCAGGGAACAGCAACTGTTGACATTATGCCCAATCAGTTCGTAACCTTCAGGTTAGAATACGGATTTAGAAAAAGTAACATCCCTTATTTCGCAGGTTCTGGCGGAACAACAAGCCCGGATGGATGGATCGACACTCCGATAGATTCTTGGAGACCCGATTTAAGAAAGTCTGACAGCAGATTAACATTAGCAGTAATGTTCAGACTGTAACTGACAAAATAATTTTTAATACTTACTATAGGCTCGAAATAATTAACTTTAATTGTTTCGAGCTCTTAAAACAATAACCATTGCTAAAAAGAAATTTGAAAATGAAAAAGTATATTGTCATTGGGCTTATGTTGGGTGTATTCTTTCCGAAGGCACAGTCTGCGGATTCGATGAAAATTGGCAATAAGATCACCTTTTCTGCTTATGCAGAGCTTTTTTACAGCTATGATTTTAATGAACCGGCCAGCCATAACCGTCAGGATTTTCTATATTCATACAACCGTCATAATGAGTTGAATCTTAATTTAGGACTTGCAAAAGCTTCTTATCAAAGCGACAATCTTCGGGCCAATTTAGCTTTAATGGCCGGAACTTACGCTCAACATAACATGGTTGCGGAACAAGAGGCATTACGATATGTAAATGAAGCCAATATTGGAATTAAAATTTCAAAAAACAAAAACTTATGGATCGATGCGGGAATCATGCCTTCTCACATCGGTTGGGAAAGTGCAATCGGAAAAGATAACATAAATCTCACAAGAAGTTTGGCTGCAGAAAATTCGCCTTACTTTGAAACAGGAGCCAAAGTTTCTTATACCTCAGACAGTGGAAAATGGTTTGTAAGCGGATTGGTTCTAAACGGATGGCAACGTATCGCAAAAGCTGAAGGCAATCAAAGTATTTCTTTTGGGCATCAAATTACATACAAACCGAATGATAAAATTACGTTGAACAGCAGTTCATTCATCGGAAATGACAAATCAAAAGAAGAGAAAAAAATGCGTTATTTCCATGATTTGTATGGAAGTTTTCAGGTAACAAAACAGTTTTCTACCATTCTTGGTTTTGATATCGGAGCCGAACAAAAATTAAAAGGAAGCGAACAGTACAACATTTGGTATACTCCGAATATGTTGATGAAATATCAATTAAACGATAAATGGGCTCTGGCAGGAAGACTAGAATATTACAACGATAAAAACGGAGTGATCATCAACACGAAAACGCCCAACGGTTTTCAGACTTTCGGATATTCGTTAAATGTAGATTACGCGATCTTAAAGAATGTTGTGTTCCGTACAGAAGCAAGAGGTTTTACGTCAAAAGATGCGATCTTTGTAAAGAACGATGAACTTAAACAAGGAAATTTTTTTATTACAACAAGTTTAGCCGCTTGGTTTTAAAAAGCGGGAAGTTTGAGGTTGGATGCTGGAAGTTATCGTTATGTGATATTTACTCCCAACATCCAGCTTCCGCCTTCCAACACTACCTATGTTTCAAAAAATAAAATTAAAAAGAATAAAATCAATGTCATCATCAGCAAAGCAATTTTTAGAGCTCATTCAAAAATCCAAAAAAGGGAAATTTAAGATCTATATTGGGATGAGTGCAGGTGTTGGAAAAACGTTCCGAATGCTTCAGGAAGCCCATGCTTTGTTGCGAAATGGTATTGATGTAAAGATTGGCTACGTAGAAACCCACGGAAGAGAAGAAACCGTAGCTTTAGTAGATGGAATTCCTGAAATACCTCGAAGATCTGCATTTTATAAAGGGAAAAACCTTGAGGAAATGGATCTTCAGACGATTATCAATGAACATCCGGAAGTTGTTTTGGTGGATGAATTGGCACATACGAATGTGGAAGGTTCAAAAAACAAAAAAAGATGGCAGGATGTGTTGGAAATCCTTGACAACGGTATCAATGTCATCAGTGCAATGAATATTCAACATATTGAAAGCTTAAATGAAGAAGTAAAAAAAATCACAGGAATTGAAGTTTCAGAACGCGTTCCCGATAAAATTTTGGCGTTGGCAGATGAGGTGGTGAATATCGATTTAACCGCTGACGAACTTTTAACCAGACTGAAAGAAGGTAAGATTTATAAAAAGGAAAAAATTCAGACCGCTTTAAATAATTTCTTCCAAAGCGGACATATTTTACAGCTTCGAGAATTGGCTTTAAAAGAAGTTGCCACTCACGTTGAAAAAAAAGTGGAAACAGAGGTTAAAACAGAAAATTTTAAACCTATAAAATTTCTCGCATGTATCAGCAGTAACGAAAAAATTGCTAAAAATATAATCCGAAAAACCTCAAGATTGGCGAGTTATTACAATAGTCCGTGGACAGTTTTATATGTGCAGAAACCATCTGAAAATCCTGAAAAAATAGCCTTGGATAAGCAAAGATATTTGATTAATAATTTTAATTTAGCACAGGAATTAGGCGCAAAAGTGATCCGAATAAAAGAAAACAGTGTGCATAAAGGAATTTTAGATTATGTAGTTGAGCATAATATCACCACGGTCTGCATCGGAAAACCCCATGCAAAGCTTTGGCAGAGACTTTCCGGCTACAGCTGGATCTACACCCTGATGAACCGATTGAATGAGCGACAGATCGATATTATTATTTTATCTTAAACACAATGAAAATTAAAACCAAACTTACCCTCGGCGTAGGTCTTTTATTCTTACTGATCGTTTTACTTTCGGTGATCGGTTCTGTGTATATCAATAAATTAAAATCTGATACCGAAAAAATTCTTACCGCCAATTACAACAGTTTAGAATTCTCCAAAAACATGTTATTGGCGCTGGATAAAATAAGTACAGACAGTGCGATTGCCATCAAAGATTTCAAAAAAAACAATGCTTTACAGGAAAAAAATCTCACTGAATTTGGTGAAAAAGAAGCCACTCAAAATCTTAATCTGCATTTCGACAGCTATTTAAAACAGCCCACCAACGAAAAAGAAAAACTTATCCGAGAAGATCTGGCTAAAATCATGTCGCTGAATATGAAAGGCATTGAACGTAAAAGTGATATCGCCATTATTACCGCAGAAAATGCCACTTTTTGGATCGTAAGTATTGGAACAGTTTGTTTTCTGATCGCTT harbors:
- the kdpA gene encoding potassium-transporting ATPase subunit KdpA, with protein sequence MNTEILGIIAMFAITLGIGIFLGKYIADVYGYKKTFLDKIFQPIENAIYKVSGINPSRQMTWKQNMFAMLTINLVWFIIGFFILLNQSLLPLNPDGNPDMSPDLAFNTAISFLVNCNLQHYSGETGVSYLSQLYLMFLQFVTAATGMAAMAVLFKAFKEKTTTELGNFFDFFTKSMIRILIPISILVAFILSANGTPMTFEGKDHITNLEGQKVDVSRGPVAAFVAIKHLGTNGGGFFGANSAHPLENTNYMTNMTEMVTQMIIPFALVFALGFYLKKRKLSWTIFTVMTIGFLALAVPNVVNETRGNPLITEMGTDNHLGAMEGKEIRFGSASSGYWSIATTVISTGSVNSMHDSTMPLSGMNQLLAMMINCFYGGCGVGILNYFIFIILAVFMSGLMVGRTPEFMGKKIEAKEMKIAMIVALFHPFLILVGTALTAYFPEFGAKTLNNPGFHGFSEMLYEFTSSSANNGSGFEGLGDNTPWWNISTGVVLLLSRFIPIIGPIAIAGCLAQKKYIPESAGTLKTDTATFGFMTLAVILLIAALSFFPALTLGPIAEQLQYFSK
- the kdpB gene encoding potassium-transporting ATPase subunit KdpB, whose amino-acid sequence is MKNQSQTLFQKDLVNEAIRQSFVKLNPKIMFKNPVMFLVEIGTIVMFIVSLFSLSGDKTQGSFTYNFLVFIILFFTVLFANFAEAIAEARGKAQADTLRKTREETPAKLIVDNKPGFQVETALKMSAEMKLGDIFLCEAGDQIPMDGEIIEGLATIDESAITGESAPVIRESGGDKSSVTGGTKVLSDRIKVKVTTKPGESFLDKMIALVEGASRQKTPNEIALTILLAGFTLTFIIVTVTLKPFADYSQTPITIAAFISLFVCLIPTTIGGLLSAIGIAGMDRALRANVITKSGKAVETAGDIDVLLLDKTGTITIGNRKATQFHPSNNIDINEFIKASALSSVADETPEGKSIIELSELKSEDLLVPNPVYIDFTAETRTSGIDFENTRIRKGAYDTIKKLTEKAGNIFPPETQEATTKISENGGTPLVVSVNEEVWGVIELQDIIKTGIQERFQRLRKMGVKTVMVTGDNPLTAKFIAEKAGVDDFIAEAKPEDKMNYIKKEQQEGKLVAMMGDGTNDAPALAQADVGVAMNSGTQAAKEAGNMVDLDNDPTKLIEIVEIGKQLLMTRGTLTTFSIANDVAKYFAIIPALFITFIPALQKLNIMNLHSPESAILSAIIFNAIIIPILIPLALKGVAYKPIGASALLRRNLLIYGLGGIIAPFIGIKIIDLFISLFF
- the kdpC gene encoding K(+)-transporting ATPase subunit C, which encodes MKIYLISALRLSLVMLVVVALYLIFVFAGSKILPTQGNAEIINYKGQKFYANIGQDFKSIKYFHGRPSAVDYNAAGSAGSNKGPSNEEYLQTVQKRIDTLKMQNPEMNTAKVPVELVTASGSGLDPDISEQGALYQAKRIAKERNISLEKIENLINNQTEKPLLGLFGPSKINVLKLNIALDQTK
- a CDS encoding outer membrane beta-barrel protein, translated to MKSKTIHAAFFLVLTTVSQINAQEIQKDSITIKPKDSLTTKTDSKIPFEGYDLSWINGQNRQTDFPLTLKDKDGETILTGVTYVDAYYNYDFRNPQDNTHTISSAIGRSNEVTINMASIGLETNYKNMIGRLWLQYGQMGSIVQDLDGTVNHGKNTNVNNLKNIREAAAGYHFNVMHGLNVEAGIFMSYIGLESYVLGENWNYQRSLVCDFTPFYFQGARIQAYPSKKYKVELWVLNGWQTYNSWNKGLGLGVSNYYRPNENIQLVANFYLNGKDTRNNPDVKRFHHDHSIVARYFHNKESKGLSQAAFSINNHYGFQSGGGLKAKDNYMIGTSIANRLWFHHNKVALSLRADAVSNPGAYLAFSPSPVPNNDFNDAIAKGEKLKMFQGTATVDIMPNQFVTFRLEYGFRKSNIPYFAGSGGTTSPDGWIDTPIDSWRPDLRKSDSRLTLAVMFRL
- a CDS encoding porin, whose protein sequence is MKKYIVIGLMLGVFFPKAQSADSMKIGNKITFSAYAELFYSYDFNEPASHNRQDFLYSYNRHNELNLNLGLAKASYQSDNLRANLALMAGTYAQHNMVAEQEALRYVNEANIGIKISKNKNLWIDAGIMPSHIGWESAIGKDNINLTRSLAAENSPYFETGAKVSYTSDSGKWFVSGLVLNGWQRIAKAEGNQSISFGHQITYKPNDKITLNSSSFIGNDKSKEEKKMRYFHDLYGSFQVTKQFSTILGFDIGAEQKLKGSEQYNIWYTPNMLMKYQLNDKWALAGRLEYYNDKNGVIINTKTPNGFQTFGYSLNVDYAILKNVVFRTEARGFTSKDAIFVKNDELKQGNFFITTSLAAWF
- a CDS encoding histidine kinase, which encodes MSSSAKQFLELIQKSKKGKFKIYIGMSAGVGKTFRMLQEAHALLRNGIDVKIGYVETHGREETVALVDGIPEIPRRSAFYKGKNLEEMDLQTIINEHPEVVLVDELAHTNVEGSKNKKRWQDVLEILDNGINVISAMNIQHIESLNEEVKKITGIEVSERVPDKILALADEVVNIDLTADELLTRLKEGKIYKKEKIQTALNNFFQSGHILQLRELALKEVATHVEKKVETEVKTENFKPIKFLACISSNEKIAKNIIRKTSRLASYYNSPWTVLYVQKPSENPEKIALDKQRYLINNFNLAQELGAKVIRIKENSVHKGILDYVVEHNITTVCIGKPHAKLWQRLSGYSWIYTLMNRLNERQIDIIILS